The following nucleotide sequence is from Sparus aurata chromosome 22, fSpaAur1.1, whole genome shotgun sequence.
ACATCATGCTGATAGGCcccggtgcaaatatttttttgtgccCCCCACCCCCGCCCTAAACACAAGCTCACGCTCGTGCCCactgcacgcatgcacacacaagcttggtcacacacgcacagccactcaagagaactgctattgcaggggtggactggccaatCAGAAGTACCAGgatttttcccggtgggccgatcaataatgggccgatggacggccgttttaaaaaaaaaaaaattgtttttattattttttttctgctgcgccttgccttggtaactaTGATAACTCTCCTGgcccagggagagagacatgcatcggcTCAACCCagagtgctcagctgcagacacagcagagagacgaCGATTGGCCCAGTGGCTTGTTTGTCTAAAGAATACCTGGCCCAATGGCCCTATGAGAGGCTACAGAGGCCCAGGAGTCCCACCCACGCATGTTCTAGACCCCCCCTCATCCAGTCACCTTTAATGATGAGCAGTcgataagagagagagagagagagagagagagagagagagagtgaaacaacaacacaccagcgcacgaaaaacagaaaaaaaaaatggagaatgcaagtttgttttttttttcttccttcatgggcccctgacaGCGCCCAGGTGTCATGTTTCCATCCTGGCCGATCCACATGCCCTTGACTACTGATCTCAGATCAAATGCGGATCATGCACATTTGAATTCACACTGATGACAAAGGCCAGATGTTAGcaagtgttattattattttcacctTGTCATTACATATAAGACTGATATGAAGGGCTGATGCAGGCTtatgaatgaaatgtgtgtCTTCATACATTATGTagtgaaatatatttttaataatgcACTCACATTCTTCCATCTCATATATGAAAGGAGTTATAAAATATACTACATTGTTCCAATAtaggtttttcatttattttcaacaaatatattatgcaaaatatgtgttttaagtAATATTATTATAGTctaatacataaaacacattttgtcttttattcatGGAAATGTGACCTGTGTTTGTTCAGGGTCGGAGCTTGAACCTCGCAGTGACTGAGTCTGCTCCAGAAACCAGTCAGGACATGGTGAGATGACACCCTGCACCCCCCGTACAAAGTGACACTCAGTTGGCATGCATGTTTGTAAGTCTtaagacagagaggaaagggGAAGGAAGGAGACGGCCTGAAtgacaacagaaagaaaacaaacaaagcaggaAGTCATAAGTGTGAAGTGGTTGGTGATGTGGAGAAAcggtcagaaaaaaaaacagccacagaTCAAACTGACAGTagcaaaaatagaaaaacaggaagtcattaaGAGTGCGTGTTACTGAGCTGTCTTTATGTTGTCTCCTCCGTGTAGGCTGATCCTGAAGATGGTGTTTCCTACGCCTCCGTCAGCTACATTAAGAACACCAGTAAAGCCTGGGTAAGCTGTCTGACTGGTTATACTGGTGATAGTGTGTATCCCCCGATATATATTCTAACCACAGCCCTGTGTTGCTCTATAAATGCTGAATGTGTACATAATCAATTGATATCTCACAGATCCACAGTTTTATACTCCACAGAGGGAGAATACTTAGGTTTTATTTATATCACCTTTCACCCCACCTCTGTCGCCACCATCAGACCAACCTATTTACTATTTCAGTTGTTAGATGGAAGCAAAATCAGGACTTTAAGAGCTCATGTCCGGTTCAGTTTTATCACAttgacttcatctgtggctaAATTCAAAGAACAGCCcaattctgcttttttttttattttttgacataTCCAGAAAGCCAAACTCGTATGGAGAACAGGTGATGGATCTTTTGTCATGCTTCTGTGTTGGAAGCAGCTCGTGGAGATAGGTTGGTGATGTCTGGGCACAaagatctgatctgatctaaaCAACAGTACGGACACTCGGAAACAAATCTGACTCTCCTGtggtcttaaagtgaaactatCGCCAGagagcaaccaaggctttatttatgattgaatatgagtcaaaccttcgtgtaaaagcataattacgatgaaagaggcacttttaagatttaccgtagtttcgttttcgggtcagactcattttcaatgggagtgctacgggcacttttatgatagcacactaagaaggctcgacacaacatgaaactttgctcgtagcatcaccagggtctctacacatgaacacgagcattgagaacattgtttgtgtacacagagtttgctaaaaagaaagtttttgaacaactcacgtcaGTAGCTGTATGTCTGGCGCGCCGAAAACGAAAccacggtaaatcttaaaagtgcctctttcatcgtaattatgcttttacacgaaggtttgactcatattcaatcacaaataaagcctcggttgctttctgGCAAGAGCTTCACTTTAACATAGCCTGTGTCATATGTGTGTTGATGTTTCCGTCTCGCTTCTCATGCTCAGGTGAAAAACAACGACGATGAAGATGATGCAGTGACCTACAGCACTGTGAAAGCTTCCTCGTCTTCTGCCGGCGCACCGGATGATGCCAGCGGCCTCTACGCCACCGTCAACAAACCACAGAAATGAGAGACTGGAAACCTTCCGTTCACATCTTGTATGATACTGGATGTCTAATATTTATGATCATCTCCAGGCTGTGTTGTTGTAAAAATCTTTTTGTCCAGAAGGGGGAGTAATAGGTTAACTAGTGTGTAAGTAGAAACAGTGATATCCCAGCATTCATGTGTCCGGTTGCTGTGCTTCTTTAAAACATGATGGATATAGCTTGATGAGCGTGCTGTCAGGTGCCTCACTGTGTTCAGGGACGAATGTGCAACTGTAAACTTGTGTTTTAATGctttttgtatttatatgtgttttcattgttaagTGTATCACCTGTAAGTTTTTGAACATTTATGTCAGTTTTCTATTGGTTTGTATATTCTAATAACTGAGGTAGCAACTGTTTAATGTATTCTTTATTAGTGATTCTGTCTTCTGCTGTAAAGGTAATGTTGccgctgttgtttttttgactgTCTAGTGCAACCCAGACTGAATCTATGACACCATCCTTGTCCTTTACACACTATCTAGAAAAGTGTGACCAAAAACTTGAATGTATATCTGTATTTCCTAAGAAACAACATGAATATAAATGAGTTACACAAATTGAATTATGAGGTTTTATCTCGCCTCTTCTGTTGGTTGGAACTGCCACATCTTCAGATTTCTTCTGTTGCAAATACACAATAACATGACAGACACGTAATCAGCTGCTTCAGAGAAAagtacaatttaaaaaacacaaagattgGGAAAACTCAGAGCGAATCCTCTTAATCTACAGTTTAGGAAATAATTGCATACCTGTTGTTGTCTGCGACGTCTTCAAGACATCTTCGCAGCGACCGGAAAGTCTCTCAGTAATAAGTCTGTTAAGTTTGGAAACAAGCTTGTCTAACTGGCTGTGATAACCGAGGTGGGAAGGAAGTTTCAGTGGTGGGTGGATGGAAACTTTAAGCAATAATAACAACTTGGTCACATCCTCCACTCATACAAAGAACATTCCTGCTGTAGATAAAGAGTATATTTATTCTCTGAGGGAGAGTGGTGGGTAGAGTGTTGCATATCTCTacaactcaagtaaaagtacaagtGAAGTTAAatatttctatttaaaaaaaaactgaagtaaaagggaaaaaacCTGGTtgacttttttatttcaatattcattttccatttcaaaatgttattattttcgATCGAAAATAATACAATTGAATTGATTCATGAAAGTGTTGTTAACGTAAAGTTGGCATTACGTAAGCTTAACTGCTTTCTTAAGTGTAAACCCCAACAGACCACTAGCTACAATATAAATTAACATCACTATATAACATAAAAGATTGTCGATGCATGTGAAAAAGTTACCTAACCAATGTGAGCTAAGCTTGCACAGCTTCACCTTAAGCACGTGCAACTTACTTTGATGTGCTCGCAAAGGTTGAAAGAGGAGCCTTTAAAAGAGATTTCAGTGTTTTGAGAAGTCACAACAAGCGCTATCATGTGGTCTTTTTTGATTTTGGTATGAAAGGCGTGGTCAGGAATTGTTGCTTGTTCAGTGAGTTTTGCTCGGTCATCTTCCCATCATGGTCAAAAGACAGGTGgggcttctttttcttccagcTGGCACCATGGCATCTGTCACCACCCCGAAAGAAAGCTTGTGGCCCAAAGAGGTCTAACATGATTACACAAGGAGCTCTTGACACAAGTCAAGAGGTCCAAAATAGAAGGGTTTTAATAAAACAGGCAAACATGATCAGTTAAAAGGAAAACTTAACTAAGCCCAAGACCTCCATAACTAACGGATgggctggtaaaaaaaaacagaagaagggAAGCCACCTTGGTCTAACCCTTATAGGGCCGTCGAAATCGGGCTCTTCCCTCTACCCTACCCAAACATTCACCCAAACTGAATCCTACAACAGAAATAGTGCCACAAAACTGAACCAGCGAACCCACCAGAAAAGGCAAAAGAACAAACAATCAAAGCTAAATGCTGCTGTCAGGTGCCTGGAATAGAAGAGACCAGACTTGAGTCCTCTCCCCCGCTTTCTTGACTCCTCAATCAGCCTGAGAGGGCTCACCTGGAGAACGGAAGAACGGACCATGAATAAGTGACATCAGGACATCACATGATCAAAAGGTTGAGCATGTAATGGCATCTATAGTGTTACTTTATCCTATCAAAGCTGAACAGTACACCAAAATATGTTTCTGTGAACACTGGAGGTGAGAGGCATCCActtcagcaccacagacagcTACATCACAAACCTCCAGTTAGAGGAGCGCCTGACCTTCCTCTTAATGTGGGGCTATGTGTTGGGAAGCATGTCAACATATTTCATGTCACTGTATTGTTTTGCTTGGCATTGAATTTTATTCAGGTTGGATCCAGCTGGGAGTCTGATCCCCGGTGAGGCTTCTTGATTCACCTGGTGGAAGGTGGCAGTGGAGGGATTGACTACAAGACTGGAAAATGGAGGGACTTGTCACGGATAATGATTGGCACTCAGAGTTGTCAATGGCACTGAATTTGCTTCACAGAGGGGAAACGAAAGCCAGTTTGAGGACAGGGAAAACAGTACAGAGTTTGGCTTCTGGCTGAGTCAGCAAATAGGAAGGTGCGCGGTTAACCCAACTGACTATCCAACagcagctacatttagcagcagttagtgttAGTTTAGAAACAAAGCTTCAGGTATCTGTCCAACAGAAAACTCCCAAATCACCCTGGGGCAGTTACTGACCTCCGTCATTCTCTGAGGCTGCATACGGCCACAGATGTTCACTGAGAGGCTTGTTGGCACCCTTACACAAACACCACCACATGTGATGAcatgaagtgatgacatttaGAGAACATCTTCCCACATATTGCAACATGAACTTCACATAAAGTTAACAGTTTTACATGGGTTGCATGGGGTTTCACGTGGGAactttaaagcgaaactctcgccaaaaagcaaccgaggctttatttaggattgaatatgagtcaaaccttcgtgtgaaagcataattacgacgaaagaggcacttttaaagatttaccatagtttcggttttggggcacgttaattttgaacgggagtgcatggggcaggacatgctagcatcaaaatcgctacttttagaacactaagaaggctcgacacaacgtgaaactttgctcgtagcatcaccagggtctctactcatgaacaagagcattgagaacattgtttgtgtacacagagtttatgaaaaagaaggtttatgaactactcacgttagctgctgcacctcctgcgcgttgccgtcatggcagacaaaaagtttcgatccccgagtgcgacttgacaggcaggagagtattggtgaaccgctcctcaagcgtgcctgtcaggtcgcactcggggatcgatcCTTTTTGCCTGCCAagacggcaacgcgcaggaggtgcagcagctaacgtgagtagttcaaaaaccttctttttcataaactctgtgtacacaagcaatgttctcagtgctcttgttcatgagtagagaccctggtgatgctacgagcaaagtttcacgttatgtcgagcctttttagtgttctaaaaatagcgattttgatgctagcatgtcttgccccatgcactcccgttcaaaattaacgtgcccaaaaccgaaactacggtaaatcttaaaagtgcctctttcgtcgtaattatgcttttacacaaaggtttgattcaatcccaaataaagccttgtttgcttttggcgagagtttcgctttaacatACGCATTAACATGGGCTTCACATGTAATTCCATGGCTTTTAAATGTGATCCCACAGGTTTCACATGTCCTTTTGTATCGGTCTCACAGAGGAAGTTCAATGAGTTTTTTGTATGTAATCCCACAGGTTTAAAATGTAGCCAGATAGGCTTCATATGTAatgctgttgttttcacatgtaaTGCTGTAAACGTAACCCCATAGGGTTTTAAATGTGATCCCATAGGTTTCACATTGGAATTTACATGTTATGCCATGAAAATATTCCAAAACCACTTGTCCCATGTGCAAAGCGCTCTGGCAGCTGCCAGACAATATCAGAAAAATTAAGAAATGTTTAATGGGTGAAAGATTTGTCATACCCCCTGAGTAAGGGACCAACATTTGTAATATTTTTGCCGGAAGTTACTAATTCTAAAATAGATTTTATAGGAATTAATAGAATTTATAATAGAATTTGTAGGTTTGTAGGTAATTGTAAAAGAGTACCTACCAAACCACAGGTGAGATATAGACCAAGACacataataaaaacacttaaacatcACTTTTGACCTCATAGGAACTTTAATCGTGATATGGATGGTATAAAGAGGGAAGTAGGAGGTAGGAGGAGACGGCTGGACCACAGTGAATGAAGCCTCGGTTTAGTCTCATTTCAGAACTTCCTCAAACCTCCAAGATGTCGCACCCAAAGTGTAAAAGAAATAGGAGAGAACAGGCAGAGcaagacacacaaaaaccacttcCTTTCTTTGGAACAAAGTCATCTGATTACACATAGTGAGTAGTGAccgaaaccaaaaaaaaaaaaaagaaaaactgaaaaaaacctttaaattcTGCATTTAAGGAGCAAGTAGATAGGACATCAGACAGACACTGACAGAATGTCTGTTTTCAGGTGGATTGAATTGTCATCGtttgtgatgctgctgcttcatTGCACAGGTTAgacaatgtttaaaaatgatcagtGCTTAAAAATGTCTAATGTCTATTTGCCCTCTGTGCTGtctcaatgtaaaaaaaaaaatgtttctggtTTAATCTCTATTTTGTCCTCAGTGTTTGCATTGAATAGCACCTGGTAACTCTGGTTTTGAAAGGCCCTTTATGAATAAAgtttataatcatcatcattattattaaaatgtaaagaaatccATTTGTTTTTCAGACGGCAAGTCCTTCATATACaagaatattttttcattatactCTTCTCTCACTTCCTCCGCAGCAGTAGCAGGAGAAGCCAGCTTCATCGCGGTCAGAGATGGAAATGATGCTACTCTGTCTTGCAAACATTTGATACAGGATCAGGAAAGATGTGACAGTACTACCTGGACCTTCAAGGGCTCAGGAAACACATCACAAGTAAAGTTGCTTAGACTTGGGCAGATTTATGAATATCCCCAAGATAAATCAGACAGACTGAGGACTGTTCTCTGGTGATGAAGAAGGTCACACTCAAGGATGTTGGTACATATGTGTGCGAACACCTTTTCCTGCTCCACagcagctgtttaaaaaaaaaaaacggatgtATTATGTTATAAATAGTATATATGCCATCACAATAACAGTTTTCTTTCAAACTGGAAAATGAAAACGTGTGTATGCTCTTGTTTTATCTAACTGTTAAACCTTGTTCTCTGAcatgatgtttctgctccacagCTCGTACAGATTGTTCTGTTGTCGACTACATCATGTTGGTTCTGCGTGTGGCTGAACTCGTCCTAATTACTGTGATTACTGTTCTTCTCATCAGAGCTCCAGGTGAGAACATTCACACCAACATCTGTTTGGACTGATGAACACAAACTGTCAGTTTAGAGCTGAAATGTTACTCTGTGCTTTATTTTCCAGGGAACCAGAGACCGCCTGATGACGACACTGTGAGTTGAAGATTCGTTGCTCAGTTTCTAAATATCATCTGGGAGTCCGAGGCACTTTTTCGACTCaatctttgttttgctcttcACAGGCGCCTCATGATGAAGACGACGTCTCAGTGAGCTATGAAAACGTCGATGGcccctctgcctctgtcttcaCCGGTCAACAACGTCGACATCAActcagagaaaacaagaaaatgagaaaataaacccTGGCAAAACcattttttactgtttgttcCCGCTTAACTACTTAGATAAGATTACTGTAATTGCTGTTGAAGATGTATCTTTGCCTGAGTTTTTTACtatgttttgtacattttgtagtGTGGGTTTGAACGAGCTGTCCCTTTATCATAACTGAGAAAGAAAACCTCTGCAAATAAACGCCTGTTTTGCAGCCCCTCATGCGTTGTGTATTGTATAGATGAAGCCATGTGCACAGTGCAAGGTAAAAATAGTTTTAGaggaaaaatcattttgttgatTCTTTCTTAAATTCTGTAAAAAACGTATTCAGAATTTCGGGTAAAAGTTTTCTCTGAAGTCTCATTGTTCTCAGTTTATGATGCAGACAGTAGGAGAACATCAGTGTGAAGATGCTTAGTTTTATAATTTTGTCTTTCTGCTACGCCTGGTTGAAATATCTGGCTTGTTCCTTAATGGGTTGGAATTTGTTGTCAAATTACATCTGTCAAACATCCCATGGTTCTGGTAAAAATActcagttttgttgccacactTTTGTCAGTTGAAGCAGGAAATGAATAGTGGTGGCAGCCATCTTGCTAGCTGTcacatcaccaccatcacctcctcctcctgctaaAAAGAAGTCAGCTCATACGCATGTAATCTGAAGTTTATATGATCCATATTCTAGAAATGTTGACATGATGCATATGAAGAGTACAAATTTAACACATccatggtttgcaaaaacacCCAATACTGATAATACAGCAACATTTTACTCAGCAGACCAGGTAAACAAGTCAGAAACATAGGTAACAACATGGCAAACAGCCAGATCACAGACGATTAGCTAGTTACCACTTTTGAAACACCACAAAACTTTAAGGGTATGTTTTAAACATAGGTTCACAGAGCACCAAAGAGATCACTTCCCCTTCATTTCttagaaacaacaacaatctgtGATGAGGAACCAGCAATTCTAAAACCACTAAAGTACCacccttttttttatcagcGTCACCATACCACAAAGCTGCAGACATCAGTCTCTGGGGCGTGGGAAATTTTACTCACTTcgacatttttttgtgtgagcTCAACTAGAGTAGCGTTGCATGACTCACGGTCAAAATCCTTGTTGTCTTCTGCTTGACCTGCATGCACCCCACTTGATCGAACATAGCCAAAAATAACTTTAGGTGGCTCAGTCGAGGGGAACAGCTGGCTAGCTGGGTTAGCAGTTACAGCCAATTAGTATAGATAGCAGCTAAAGCTAGCGGCCCTATTAGCTAGCTGACTAGGTGAAATAATTTCAGCTCTGGACTAAGAGCTTTAGCCACtcgggaggaggaggtgttcaGGCCTGGAGCAGGGGCGCCGTCAATGGGATTGTCCCATAGTATATGGGAGCAGAATcaaacccaacatatctacaTGGTATGACACTTGATGTGTAAATGCCTCTATAAAATGTAAGAGCCCGCTTTAGAGAATTGGCATATGACTCATTTATCTCTGCCATGATCAAATCACACGTGGCTGAAACCTAACGCCTGGTCACCataacaacaaaacaggagGTGGAAGGCAAAGCATGTCACATGgataaaactacaaaataaaacaggaaataactcaGCTTAGCCTGAATCTGCCCTTGAATACCTTGAAAACAAACGGAACAGTAGCTTGATGCCTCCATCATCCAGTTAATAACCTGTGAAACTGAGAAGGGGACCAATAAAGGAGTTGCAATTTCACCACTGCGATAGGTGCACAGAAACCAGTGAGAGAGTGATCCGTCTTTCTTTCATAGGTGCTTTGGTCACTAAAGGGAAGTCACACTTCACCCAAAAGAGGAAGTAAATGCTGCGACTCTCTTAAAGAAGCATGAGCTCAGACATTTTGACAGTTCAGGGCGTCAGAACAAGAGACCGAGCGAGGAGCAACATGGTTCAGTTCAGATGGATTAAAACATCTATATTTGCGATACTGCTGCTCCTGCTTACAGGTAAGGATATACAGAAGAAATAAAATGATCTAAAACATCACTAATGGTGTTCATGGAACGTTTGCTGTCTTTTTCCAACATTGTGTGTTGAGTGGAGAGCGTTAAAGAGcgtttgctgttgtttgttaTATTTAACATTATCCTCACACATACTCCTATCAGAGTTCATTTTTCATGCTTATCTCTCATCTTCAACAGCAGTAACTGGACTGAATCCCACCTCCGTCACTGCCAGAGTTGGAGATGAAGTCACTTTGCCTTGTGACAATGTGATCAATACTCAGGACAAATGTGACAGTACTTCTTGGCTTGCCAGTCATTATGAAAGGGAATCAGCTAAACAGCTGGTAAATCTTGGACAGATCAGTAAAAGTGAGATTCCCAAATCTCGATCAGACAGACTGAGCGTGACAGAGAGCTGTTCTCTGGTTATTACAAATGTCTCAGTGGAGGATGTTGGTCGTTACAGCTGCAGACAGTTCAACAAATCAGGAAGACAACAAGGTGAAGATGTTCTGGTTTATTTGTCTGTTGTTAACAGTGAGTATTTAAATCTTTATGTTTTTAGATTAAACTGTTTTGTCAGAACAAAATACTAAACATTACAAAACTAATGATTACAGTgatgaagttcattttattcttGTTGTCTTGTCTCATCTTCACCAGTGGAGAAACTACAGCTGGATGATCGAGACATGTTGACCTGCACTGTGAAGACATACAGTGGATGTTGGCACACAGTGAAGTGGCTGTATGATGATAATATGGATGGAGTGGAGACAGTACCGCTTGGCTGTTCTGCCAAGATGACATATAAACCTCCTCATCTTAATCACAAGTCAAACTATCACAAGTTACCTGAGTGTGAAGTGACAGATGATCAGAGTGGACAGACGCTGCTGTGGAAAGTTAACTCAGGTAGCTAAACTTTGTGTACTGACTgaattttaagttttaagaTTATATTGTCATTTCCCATTAAGACTCTTCATGCACTAAACATGAGGTAGTTTGTTGactatgtgttgtgttttataattTCATACCATATTCATCTGACAGTGAATGACACTGAAGCAAATCAAGGAAATAGCCCTCCTGGTTTCACAGGTAGGTaactctcctgctctctctctggttATTTGTTAGTTGGCAGTCAGAATATACAGTTTTTACTCTCCTTCCAGGGTGGTGGAAGGTGACCATCGTGGCCGTGGGTTTTGTGGCGCTCTTAATAATCGCTATTGCTGTCATCAGATGGAAGAAGGCCAAAGGTAAGAGCATTTTAAGACGAAACTGTTGGATCAACCTGTAGTTTTATAGTGGAAACTAAGGTCGATTTTGTCTTTTCAgggaacaaaacacagaagaattACAACACTGTGAGTCTGAAACCTTAATAACTTAATAACCAAATGTTTATACAGCTTTGAGGTTAATTGACGCCATTGCAACAGCAAAGTTCAGCGAGGTTGATATGTGAATTCACAGCAAGCACACAGTATGTGCGGCAACACTTTATATAAAGGTCCTTGTAATAAGTGTCAGTTAGGTAATACCTAAGCCCTAATGACACACTtatttacataaataataataatagcagtTATATTAAACTACTAAACAGGCCACCTGGTTATAGACCCTGGCTgtgtaaaagacagaaaacaactacagagaggaTGGTACTATAAAGAGAGAGATACAACTACCATAAGGAGACAACAAAAAGGACTGAGGGACACACAACTACTACAAAGGGACATgaaactacaaagagacaaagaggtacgacaaagagacacaaaacaactacaaagggAAATCATACCTActataaaaagacacaaaacagctaCAAAAGAACACATTACTACTACCGAGAGACGTGAAACTactataaaaagacaaaaacaagtacAAAGGGATGCACAGCTTCAAAAAGACAGAACATCTTCAATGAGACACACGTACAAAAAGACACAGGACAACTACAAGGGGCCACACAACTACTACAAAGAGCCCTGAAACAgctacaaaaagacacaaaacagctgCAAAAGAGACACTAATTCTTGTTCAGTCTGGATTTCCTTAGAAAAAAGGTTGTGGGTTTGCCTATTTTACCTATTAATACTTAGTACAAGGACCTTATGATTAAGTGTTAACATATGTGCTATAATAAGTATCTACTGATGTAAATGGAAAACTGTAACACACTGTGTTTTCCCAGGGTGAGAAGTTGAACCCGGCAGTGACTCAGTCGTCTGTAGAAACCAGTCAGGACATGGTGAGATCACGCACTTCATCCCAGTGCAGCGTTAGAGTCACTGTTATTCATATTTTCTTCTCTAAAAGGTAGCGTTGTGAGACACACAGTTACATTTTTATCTCAGTGAGTCTAACTGCTtggcagcaaagaaaaaaaagaggaaattatGTAACTAATGTTGATTACCCTATCTGGACTGAGCAGTCATTGCGGTATGTTACCTTCTCTGTGTAGGTGGAACCTGAAGATGGCGTTTCCTACGCCTCTATCAGCTACACCAAGATGACCAGCAGTAGACCCCAGGTAGGCTAAACTGGTGTTTTTTGAGCTGAATGCATCATGCAGTATCTTAAGGTTATTTACATAACCCCGGTTCTCTGAGTAATAtgagtgagatgtctcactaTGGGATGCACGCCCCTGCTGCAGCCCTCAGAAGCATTAATCTCATTACACCaatcctgattggctggtgaaACGTGTCCGTCCGCCTCAGGTAGTCCCGTCTACCTTAAGTAGCGCAGGCGGACGAGAGCACGCCATTCAAGATAAGCACCTCTTCTCA
It contains:
- the LOC115573518 gene encoding uncharacterized protein LOC115573518 isoform X1, translated to MSSDILTVQGVRTRDRARSNMVQFRWIKTSIFAILLLLLTAVTGLNPTSVTARVGDEVTLPCDNVINTQDKCDSTSWLASHYERESAKQLVNLGQISKSEIPKSRSDRLSVTESCSLVITNVSVEDVGRYSCRQFNKSGRQQGEDVLVYLSVVNMEKLQLDDRDMLTCTVKTYSGCWHTVKWLYDDNMDGVETVPLGCSAKMTYKPPHLNHKSNYHKLPECEVTDDQSGQTLLWKVNSVNDTEANQGNSPPGFTGWWKVTIVAVGFVALLIIAIAVIRWKKAKGNKTQKNYNTGEKLNPAVTQSSVETSQDMVEPEDGVSYASISYTKMTSSRPQVCGKGENDEGDAVTYSTVKASCFSAEPSADPSSLYATVNKPNKIEATV
- the LOC115573518 gene encoding uncharacterized protein LOC115573518 isoform X3, which translates into the protein MSSDILTVQGVRTRDRARSNMVQFRWIKTSIFAILLLLLTAVTGLNPTSVTARVGDEVTLPCDNVINTQDKCDSTSWLASHYERESAKQLVNLGQISKSEIPKSRSDRLSVTESCSLVITNVSVEDVGRYSCRQFNKSGRQQGEDVLVYLSVVNMEKLQLDDRDMLTCTVKTYSGCWHTVKWLYDDNMDGVETVPLGCSAKMTYKPPHLNHKSNYHKLPECEVTDDQSGQTLLWKVNSVNDTEANQGNSPPGFTGWWKVTIVAVGFVALLIIAIAVIRWKKAKGNKTQKNYNTGEKLNPAVTQSSVETSQDMVEPEDGVSYASISYTKMTSSRPQVG
- the LOC115573518 gene encoding uncharacterized protein LOC115573518 isoform X2 — encoded protein: MVQFRWIKTSIFAILLLLLTVTGLNPTSVTARVGDEVTLPCDNVINTQDKCDSTSWLASHYERESAKQLVNLGQISKSEIPKSRSDRLSVTESCSLVITNVSVEDVGRYSCRQFNKSGRQQGEDVLVYLSVVNMEKLQLDDRDMLTCTVKTYSGCWHTVKWLYDDNMDGVETVPLGCSAKMTYKPPHLNHKSNYHKLPECEVTDDQSGQTLLWKVNSVNDTEANQGNSPPGFTGWWKVTIVAVGFVALLIIAIAVIRWKKAKGNKTQKNYNTGEKLNPAVTQSSVETSQDMVEPEDGVSYASISYTKMTSSRPQVCGKGENDEGDAVTYSTVKASCFSAEPSADPSSLYATVNKPNKIEATV